From Psychrobium sp. MM17-31, the proteins below share one genomic window:
- a CDS encoding YggS family pyridoxal phosphate-dependent enzyme: MPNITERLNSAIDSIRFFEKKSNRDENSVQLIAVSKTKPVEDITEAITAGQRDFGENYVQEGVEKVTHFNDKSLTWHFIGPLQSNKSRQVAEHFDWVHTIDRLKIAKRLNEQRGVYQQPLQVLIQVNISGEDSKSGVLPTEVMSLAKEIVSFERLTLRGLMTIGVKTDDVDVINQQFSTMNELLTQLKTQYTTVDTLSMGMSSDIEHAINNGSTMVRVGSAIFGARG; the protein is encoded by the coding sequence ATGCCTAACATAACAGAACGATTAAATTCAGCAATTGACAGTATTCGTTTTTTTGAGAAAAAATCTAATCGCGACGAAAATTCAGTGCAATTGATTGCGGTCAGTAAAACCAAACCTGTAGAAGATATCACCGAGGCCATTACTGCTGGACAGCGCGACTTTGGAGAGAATTACGTTCAAGAGGGCGTAGAGAAAGTCACTCATTTTAATGATAAATCCCTGACATGGCATTTCATCGGTCCGCTGCAGTCAAACAAATCACGCCAAGTGGCTGAGCACTTCGATTGGGTTCATACCATTGATCGTTTAAAAATAGCTAAACGACTCAATGAGCAACGGGGTGTTTATCAACAACCGCTACAAGTACTGATTCAAGTTAATATCAGCGGTGAAGACTCCAAATCAGGCGTATTACCAACAGAGGTGATGTCGCTAGCTAAAGAAATAGTAAGTTTTGAGCGCCTTACCCTGCGCGGTTTAATGACTATTGGCGTCAAAACAGATGATGTCGATGTTATCAATCAACAATTTTCCACCATGAATGAGTTGTTAACGCAACTGAAAACGCAATATACAACGGTTGATACGTTATCGATGGGCATGAGCAGTGATATCGAGCACGCTATCAATAACGGTTCGACCATGGTTAGAGTCGGTAGCGCAATCTTTGGCGCACGTGGCTAA
- the proC gene encoding pyrroline-5-carboxylate reductase, translating to MQQHKIAFIGAGNMSRSIISGLSAKHYPSSLIMAANPSTEKLDALEQQFGISTTTDNNAAIAWADIVVIAVKPQLMETMCRAITTDLSDKLFVSLAAGLCCQSYYDYLGQQVPLVRVMPNTPSLLGLGMSGLFADTGVTEEDKALISQIMDSVGETLWVEQESHIDLVTACSGSSPAYFFLMMEYMQQSAVRMGLTGEEARLLIQQAALGAAEMVRHNDHLELSELRKQVTSKGGTTHAAIETFKSQGFDTMIDNAMTNAVKRASEMAKEF from the coding sequence ATGCAACAACACAAAATAGCCTTTATTGGCGCAGGTAACATGAGCCGCAGTATTATCAGTGGATTGTCTGCTAAGCACTACCCTAGCAGTTTGATAATGGCGGCAAATCCATCAACTGAAAAACTCGACGCACTAGAGCAACAGTTTGGCATCAGCACAACAACGGACAATAATGCCGCAATTGCATGGGCTGATATCGTTGTTATCGCCGTCAAACCACAACTGATGGAAACGATGTGCCGTGCTATCACGACTGATTTATCCGACAAACTATTCGTGTCGTTAGCCGCAGGACTGTGTTGTCAAAGTTACTACGACTATCTAGGCCAGCAAGTACCTTTAGTACGAGTGATGCCAAATACGCCATCGTTATTAGGTTTAGGTATGAGCGGTCTCTTTGCCGATACAGGGGTGACTGAGGAAGATAAAGCACTGATCAGCCAAATCATGGACAGTGTTGGCGAAACCCTATGGGTTGAACAAGAATCTCACATCGATTTAGTTACAGCCTGTAGCGGCAGCTCACCAGCATACTTCTTCTTAATGATGGAATATATGCAACAAAGTGCCGTTCGCATGGGACTAACAGGTGAAGAAGCGCGTTTATTGATTCAACAAGCCGCGTTAGGCGCTGCTGAAATGGTAAGACATAATGATCATTTAGAGCTTAGCGAACTGCGAAAACAAGTCACTTCGAAAGGCGGAACCACTCATGCAGCTATCGAGACCTTTAAATCTCAAGGTTTTGACACCATGATAGATAATGCAATGACCAACGCCGTTAAGCGCGCAAGCGAAATGGCCAAAGAGTTTTAA
- a CDS encoding YggT family protein: protein MSSFNFLIDILFNTYFMIVILRVWLQIARADYYNPFSQFIVKATDPLVRPLRRLIPGLFGLDMASIVLALLVSFGKMAVLMAMGNGFDPLSLLILGLLFAVKKTGLLLFWVLLIRAIMSWISQGRHPVEQVLAQISEPILYPIRRRMPDLGGLDLSLMVVSMVLIFINMLMGDLLGPIWQVL from the coding sequence ATGAGTTCTTTTAATTTTCTAATCGATATTCTGTTTAACACCTATTTTATGATTGTAATACTGCGCGTTTGGCTACAAATCGCCCGCGCTGATTACTACAATCCGTTTAGCCAGTTTATCGTTAAGGCGACAGATCCTTTAGTGCGTCCTCTACGACGCTTGATTCCGGGGTTATTTGGCCTAGATATGGCGAGCATCGTATTAGCTCTCTTAGTGAGCTTTGGTAAAATGGCGGTGCTCATGGCAATGGGGAATGGTTTTGATCCATTATCGCTGCTAATTTTAGGCCTGTTGTTTGCTGTGAAGAAGACGGGATTACTGCTATTTTGGGTATTATTGATCCGCGCCATCATGAGTTGGATTAGCCAAGGTAGACACCCAGTAGAACAAGTACTGGCGCAAATCTCCGAACCAATTCTTTACCCTATCCGTCGCCGTATGCCAGATTTAGGAGGTCTCGATTTATCATTGATGGTGGTCTCTATGGTGCTTATTTTTATCAATATGCTAATGGGCGATTTACTTGGTCCTATCTGGCAAGTTCTCTAG
- a CDS encoding DUF4426 domain-containing protein, translated as MKKFITLLSSLLIGLSVSVHAADDKEVQTGGQYEQSGRFQIHYIALPTTLLTPKVASTYGIKRSSYNGFINISILDTVLDGNPAVSGKVTGEAVNLTGKIVKLDFKEIKESNAIFYIASIPFRHKEQFTIKVRAVNKDGLNSQVNFTQQFYVD; from the coding sequence ATGAAAAAATTCATCACTTTATTAAGCTCGTTGTTAATTGGCCTGTCTGTTTCAGTTCATGCAGCCGATGACAAAGAGGTTCAAACAGGCGGTCAGTACGAGCAGTCAGGACGATTCCAAATTCATTACATCGCGCTACCGACAACGTTATTAACACCAAAAGTAGCCAGCACTTATGGCATTAAGCGCTCTAGCTATAATGGCTTTATCAATATTTCTATCTTAGATACGGTACTTGATGGCAATCCTGCGGTATCAGGCAAGGTAACAGGTGAAGCCGTTAATCTAACCGGAAAAATCGTCAAGTTAGATTTTAAAGAGATCAAAGAAAGCAATGCGATTTTTTACATCGCATCAATTCCATTTCGTCACAAAGAGCAATTTACAATTAAAGTACGCGCAGTTAACAAAGATGGCCTCAATAGTCAGGTTAACTTCACTCAACAATTTTATGTCGACTAA
- a CDS encoding XTP/dITP diphosphatase → MSQIVLATGNQGKVKELASMLAPLKLDVVAQSEFKVPDVPETGTTFVENAIIKARHAAKITGKPAIADDSGLEVMALSGAPGIYSARYSGDNATDQTNIDKLLDTMKDIPSSERQARFVCVLVYMRHENDPTPIICQGFWDGEITTTQEGREGFGYDPVFLVPELGCTSAQLEKADKNKLSHRAKALAALVPQLANHQ, encoded by the coding sequence ATGTCTCAAATCGTTTTAGCCACAGGCAACCAAGGTAAAGTTAAAGAGTTGGCATCAATGCTGGCGCCACTCAAGTTAGACGTTGTTGCACAAAGTGAATTCAAGGTCCCAGATGTGCCAGAAACAGGCACTACCTTTGTTGAAAACGCGATTATTAAAGCGCGCCATGCCGCAAAAATTACTGGCAAGCCAGCCATTGCCGACGACTCAGGCTTAGAAGTTATGGCATTGAGCGGCGCACCTGGTATCTATTCTGCGCGCTACAGCGGCGATAACGCCACCGATCAAACTAATATCGACAAACTACTCGACACAATGAAGGATATTCCTTCTTCAGAGCGCCAAGCACGCTTTGTTTGTGTACTGGTATATATGCGACATGAAAATGATCCAACGCCTATTATCTGTCAAGGTTTCTGGGATGGCGAGATCACCACAACCCAAGAGGGCCGCGAAGGTTTTGGTTATGATCCAGTATTTTTAGTTCCTGAACTAGGGTGCACCAGTGCCCAATTGGAAAAAGCTGACAAAAACAAACTCAGCCACCGCGCCAAAGCACTTGCAGCGCTAGTGCCTCAGTTGGCTAATCACCAATAA
- the hemW gene encoding radical SAM family heme chaperone HemW, translated as MNASLLQLPPLSLYIHIPWCVQKCPYCDFNSHALKTDIPHQAYVDALLEDLDQELASVQDRQLQSIFIGGGTPSLLEPAQMKRLLDGVKEKIDCSDELEVTMEANPGTVEAGRFKLFQAAGVNRISIGVQSFQEDKLTILGRIHDGNEAVNAAVQANSLALRSYNIDLMHSLPKQGVGDALSDLKQAIELAPPHLSWYQLTIEPNTQFHSKPPTIPDDEVLADIFDAGRQALIDAGYVQYEISAFAKPGYQCQHNLNYWRFGDYIGIGCGAHGKITDVKQNKIWRTSKVKHPKGYLDPAKDYTFDRWSIDEEDIALEYFMNRLRLVEPCPRNEFSHYTGLSEQAIANPMNKAIDKGLIEQSESHWQVTPLGQRFLNELLNIFMENG; from the coding sequence ATGAATGCAAGTCTGTTACAACTGCCACCACTGAGTCTGTATATTCATATTCCGTGGTGCGTGCAAAAATGCCCTTATTGCGATTTTAACTCCCACGCCCTCAAGACTGATATTCCCCATCAAGCCTATGTCGACGCTTTGTTAGAAGATTTAGATCAAGAATTAGCAAGCGTTCAAGACCGCCAATTACAGTCAATCTTCATCGGTGGCGGCACGCCTAGCTTACTAGAGCCAGCACAAATGAAGCGCTTACTCGATGGCGTCAAAGAAAAAATAGATTGTAGCGACGAACTGGAAGTCACCATGGAAGCCAACCCTGGCACCGTGGAAGCGGGTCGCTTCAAGCTGTTTCAAGCTGCTGGAGTTAACCGGATTTCTATTGGCGTACAATCTTTTCAAGAAGACAAATTAACCATTTTGGGGCGAATTCACGACGGTAACGAAGCGGTGAATGCCGCAGTGCAAGCGAACTCACTTGCACTGCGCTCTTATAATATCGATTTAATGCACTCCCTCCCCAAACAAGGGGTTGGCGATGCGCTAAGCGATCTCAAGCAAGCGATAGAACTAGCACCACCTCACCTATCTTGGTATCAGCTTACAATAGAGCCCAATACCCAGTTTCATTCCAAGCCGCCAACAATTCCCGACGATGAAGTATTAGCAGATATCTTCGATGCTGGACGCCAAGCGTTAATCGATGCTGGTTATGTGCAATATGAAATATCAGCCTTTGCCAAACCGGGCTATCAATGTCAGCACAACCTGAACTATTGGCGTTTTGGCGATTACATCGGCATAGGGTGTGGCGCACACGGTAAAATAACTGATGTTAAGCAAAATAAAATTTGGCGCACCAGCAAGGTAAAACACCCGAAAGGCTATTTAGATCCTGCTAAGGATTACACCTTTGATCGCTGGTCAATAGACGAAGAAGACATCGCCCTCGAATACTTTATGAATCGCTTGCGATTAGTTGAGCCATGTCCACGCAATGAGTTTAGCCATTACACAGGATTAAGCGAACAAGCCATCGCAAATCCGATGAATAAAGCGATTGACAAAGGACTAATAGAACAAAGCGAAAGTCATTGGCAAGTAACGCCGCTCGGCCAGCGCTTTCTGAATGAATTACTTAATATTTTTATGGAAAATGGTTAG
- a CDS encoding DUF885 domain-containing protein, giving the protein MNHKLLFLGAGALALGGCSLNFTPDESDKEQLAQQLTPAQQVNVATSPAVTATQVAQIAAHSAMANQLFDDIYKENLMASPIRQTYMGIKQDYDKWDDISDSTAQANHLKDINDLNRLKKLNPELLDEQTKLSFYLFENKLKDAINDHQWRFHTYPVSQMRGLHSQAVSMLINAHKIESVSDAQAYIARLHGLKKLMKQLTQNLRDREERGIMAPHFVYAYVINDSMNVLTGKPFNSKSVSPLYADFSRKVDKLSLSDNEKETLKYQARDALVSDVKSGYSTLISYLREQQARASYDDGAWKFPDGDLFYKRALENTTTTDLTAKEIHEIGLSEVARIHEEMREIIRKVKFQGDLNQFFEFMRTDKQFYYPNTDEGRQAYLTKATDYIDQMKGRLDELFIVKPKAELVVKAVEPFREKSAGKAFYNRPSPDGTRPGRYYANLYDMNNMPKYQMEALAFHEGVPGHHMQLSLGMELTGIPDFRKYGHYTAYSEGWGLYSELLPKEIGFYQDPYSDFGRLAMELWRACRLVVDTGIHQMRWTREQAIDYLVQNTPNPKGDVVKAIERYIVMPSQATAYKIGMIKIVELRQKAKDKLGAKFSIRDFHHAILRNGPVPLNVLEQQVDNYINQTL; this is encoded by the coding sequence ATGAATCATAAACTACTCTTTTTAGGTGCCGGCGCACTTGCGCTGGGCGGTTGTAGCCTTAATTTTACGCCAGATGAATCAGATAAAGAGCAACTTGCACAGCAACTAACTCCTGCGCAACAAGTGAATGTAGCCACCTCACCGGCAGTTACAGCAACTCAGGTAGCGCAAATTGCGGCGCATTCAGCAATGGCCAACCAGCTATTTGATGACATCTACAAAGAAAATTTGATGGCAAGCCCGATTCGTCAAACCTATATGGGTATTAAACAAGACTATGACAAATGGGATGATATTAGTGATAGCACGGCACAAGCTAATCATTTAAAAGATATTAACGATCTCAATCGCCTTAAAAAGCTCAACCCAGAGCTATTAGATGAGCAAACAAAACTAAGTTTCTACCTGTTTGAAAACAAGCTAAAAGACGCTATTAATGATCATCAATGGCGCTTTCACACCTACCCTGTGAGTCAAATGCGCGGCTTACACAGTCAAGCGGTAAGCATGTTGATTAACGCCCATAAAATTGAAAGTGTAAGCGACGCTCAGGCGTATATTGCTCGCCTTCACGGCTTGAAAAAACTAATGAAGCAGCTGACTCAAAACCTACGCGATCGCGAAGAACGCGGCATTATGGCACCGCACTTTGTTTATGCTTACGTTATCAATGATTCAATGAATGTGTTAACAGGCAAGCCCTTTAACTCAAAAAGTGTGAGCCCGTTATACGCAGATTTTTCTCGTAAAGTAGACAAATTATCTTTATCAGATAACGAGAAAGAAACACTCAAGTACCAAGCGAGAGATGCGTTAGTAAGCGATGTAAAATCTGGCTACAGCACATTAATTAGCTATTTACGAGAGCAGCAAGCCCGCGCGAGTTATGACGACGGCGCTTGGAAGTTTCCAGACGGCGATCTGTTTTACAAACGCGCATTAGAAAACACCACTACAACCGACTTAACCGCAAAAGAAATTCACGAAATAGGTTTAAGTGAAGTTGCCCGCATTCACGAAGAAATGCGCGAGATTATACGCAAAGTGAAATTCCAAGGGGACTTAAATCAGTTCTTCGAGTTTATGCGTACCGATAAACAGTTTTACTACCCTAACACCGATGAAGGCCGTCAGGCTTATCTGACCAAAGCCACCGATTACATAGATCAAATGAAAGGCCGTTTAGACGAGCTGTTTATCGTCAAACCAAAAGCCGAGCTAGTTGTAAAAGCAGTTGAACCATTTCGCGAAAAATCTGCAGGCAAAGCCTTTTACAACCGCCCTTCTCCGGATGGTACGCGACCAGGTCGTTATTACGCCAACCTTTATGACATGAACAATATGCCGAAATACCAAATGGAAGCATTAGCTTTCCACGAAGGTGTACCAGGCCACCATATGCAATTGTCATTAGGCATGGAGCTTACTGGCATTCCAGACTTTAGAAAATATGGCCACTACACGGCCTATTCTGAAGGTTGGGGCTTGTATAGCGAATTGCTGCCAAAAGAGATTGGCTTCTACCAAGATCCATATTCTGACTTTGGCCGCTTGGCGATGGAACTATGGCGCGCATGTCGCTTAGTAGTTGATACAGGCATCCACCAAATGCGCTGGACACGTGAACAAGCAATCGATTATTTAGTGCAAAATACACCAAACCCGAAAGGCGATGTGGTTAAAGCGATTGAACGCTATATCGTGATGCCATCACAAGCGACGGCGTATAAGATTGGTATGATAAAAATCGTTGAATTACGACAAAAAGCCAAAGACAAATTAGGGGCGAAATTCTCGATTCGCGATTTCCACCACGCGATTTTACGCAATGGCCCGGTGCCATTAAATGTCTTAGAGCAACAAGTTGATAATTACATCAATCAAACGCTGTAG
- a CDS encoding EAL domain-containing protein, which produces MIKRLSQYLFVVLMLLMSYQTYAFDGNNVLSKITLQLDSQHQFSHAGFYIAKEQGFYENYGLDVVIKDAPNDGFDPLTPLLNQQTNFTVVGSSVVNQLTSHPDLRVLATIEQFSPWVLLTNPNVTIDSLKRKNIAITHRASELHAMLRKAGLRKDDYQVINSEDISLFNNNQVAAIAIEITDLPHISAQISKAYELINSRSLGLNFYGASIVALEPYLSGNIDLAKKFKQATIQGWQFALDNPQYSASFIKSVYNDALSVNSMLVESRQLIYLMQPNLLEIGDSSEMRWQQIAADIAPQQNVKTDSLVFNLAATGFMLSQTVIWFLSFTLFVFVLIPIAFLWRSKHLAIKEMRLMNSILKTQQQASIDGILTFNAQGKLVSANKQFRELWGLDEKQFVNTDNWHVLYAMTKKVTNTKEFLMSVRSHNADNNTQSFAEINLKDGRTFERFSAPLFDEQKTFVGRFWSFRDITQRKLAEENIWLQANFDSLTDLPNRLMFKERLIFEIKKTARSGKQVALLFLDLDRFKEVNDSMGHDVGDQLLIEVASRLKKCVRDIDMVARLGGDEFTIILSDLENISVIERIANSILAALATPFELNGQPHYISTSIGITFSPNDGVDDVQLLKNADQAMYHAKALGRNNFQYFTQELQSNASKRVALSNDLRMAIERQELYLEYQPIVCMHSKKIMKAEALLRWKHPELGIVPPNEFIELAEETGLINIIGEWVFEQAAKQVKIFQRIEPQFSISVNTSPVQYHSETLDPKAWCRHLTEQGVRDKSIIVELTETLLIKSNQKSMQTLKDFRSCGMPIALDDFGTGYSSLSYLNKFDIDYLKIDRSFVSNLSPQSKEIALCKAIITMADSLGMKTVAEGIETAEQSQLLSEMGCNFGQGFFLSKPMRASAIIQLLNEQSVVELI; this is translated from the coding sequence ATGATCAAACGACTGTCACAATATCTATTTGTTGTTCTTATGTTACTCATGAGTTATCAAACTTACGCGTTTGATGGCAACAATGTACTATCTAAAATTACATTGCAGTTAGACAGTCAACACCAATTTAGTCATGCTGGTTTTTACATCGCGAAAGAACAAGGTTTTTACGAAAACTATGGTCTCGATGTCGTTATTAAAGATGCTCCAAACGATGGTTTTGATCCTCTAACCCCGTTACTCAACCAACAAACCAACTTCACTGTAGTAGGCTCATCAGTAGTCAATCAACTAACATCACATCCCGATTTACGAGTGTTAGCAACCATCGAGCAATTTTCGCCTTGGGTTCTTCTCACTAATCCCAACGTTACTATTGATTCACTAAAGCGAAAAAATATAGCTATTACGCATCGCGCCAGCGAGTTGCATGCAATGCTACGTAAAGCAGGGCTAAGAAAAGACGATTACCAAGTTATCAACAGCGAAGATATTAGCTTATTTAACAATAATCAAGTGGCTGCTATTGCCATTGAAATTACCGATTTACCTCACATCTCAGCGCAGATATCCAAAGCTTATGAGCTAATAAATTCACGCTCATTGGGACTCAACTTCTACGGCGCGAGTATTGTCGCACTTGAGCCTTACCTCAGTGGCAATATTGATTTAGCTAAAAAATTTAAACAAGCGACCATCCAAGGGTGGCAATTCGCGCTTGATAATCCGCAGTACAGTGCCAGCTTTATTAAAAGTGTTTACAATGATGCTCTAAGCGTTAATTCGATGTTGGTTGAATCGAGACAACTGATCTATTTAATGCAGCCAAATTTATTGGAAATTGGCGATTCTAGCGAGATGCGTTGGCAACAAATAGCTGCTGATATTGCACCGCAACAAAACGTAAAAACTGACTCTTTAGTTTTTAATCTCGCCGCAACAGGCTTCATGTTGTCGCAAACGGTGATTTGGTTTTTAAGTTTTACTCTTTTTGTATTTGTACTGATTCCCATTGCATTTTTGTGGCGCTCCAAGCACCTTGCTATTAAAGAAATGCGTTTGATGAACAGTATTCTAAAAACGCAGCAGCAAGCATCGATTGACGGTATTCTTACATTCAATGCACAAGGAAAACTAGTTTCTGCAAACAAACAGTTTAGAGAACTTTGGGGCTTAGACGAAAAGCAATTCGTTAATACTGACAATTGGCATGTGCTTTACGCTATGACCAAAAAAGTAACTAACACCAAAGAATTCTTAATGTCGGTTCGCTCCCACAACGCCGATAACAATACACAAAGCTTCGCCGAGATTAATTTGAAAGATGGCCGTACCTTTGAGCGATTCTCCGCGCCGTTATTTGACGAGCAAAAAACCTTTGTTGGCCGCTTTTGGAGCTTTCGCGATATCACGCAGCGTAAATTGGCAGAAGAAAATATATGGTTACAAGCCAACTTTGATAGCCTAACAGATTTACCCAACCGCTTAATGTTTAAAGAACGCCTGATTTTCGAAATCAAAAAAACCGCGCGTAGCGGCAAGCAGGTAGCGCTCTTGTTCTTAGATCTCGATCGCTTTAAAGAGGTCAATGATTCAATGGGACACGATGTCGGCGATCAGCTGTTAATTGAAGTTGCCTCTCGCCTCAAGAAATGTGTTCGAGATATAGATATGGTCGCTCGTTTAGGCGGTGACGAATTTACAATAATTCTAAGCGATCTCGAAAATATCTCAGTCATTGAACGTATCGCCAATAGCATTTTAGCAGCCTTAGCGACACCATTTGAACTCAATGGCCAACCTCATTACATTAGCACCAGTATAGGTATTACTTTTAGCCCAAATGATGGTGTAGACGACGTACAATTATTAAAAAACGCCGACCAAGCTATGTATCACGCCAAAGCGCTGGGGCGTAATAACTTTCAATACTTTACTCAAGAATTACAATCAAACGCCAGTAAACGCGTCGCTCTGTCCAACGACTTACGGATGGCAATTGAACGCCAAGAACTCTATCTAGAGTATCAACCAATCGTTTGCATGCATTCTAAAAAAATTATGAAAGCAGAGGCCTTATTGCGCTGGAAGCATCCAGAGCTTGGTATAGTGCCACCAAATGAATTTATTGAATTGGCTGAAGAAACCGGCCTTATCAATATCATTGGCGAATGGGTGTTTGAGCAAGCTGCGAAACAAGTTAAAATTTTTCAACGAATTGAGCCGCAGTTTAGTATTTCGGTGAATACCTCGCCGGTGCAGTATCACAGTGAAACGCTCGATCCTAAAGCATGGTGCCGCCATTTAACGGAGCAAGGCGTGCGGGATAAGTCGATTATTGTGGAATTAACAGAAACCTTGCTGATTAAATCTAATCAAAAGTCGATGCAAACCTTAAAGGATTTCCGCTCTTGTGGTATGCCTATCGCACTTGATGACTTTGGAACGGGCTACTCTTCGCTATCTTATCTCAACAAATTTGATATCGATTACTTAAAAATAGATCGCAGCTTTGTTTCGAACCTGAGCCCACAATCAAAAGAAATAGCTCTGTGTAAAGCGATTATTACCATGGCTGATAGCCTTGGTATGAAAACCGTAGCAGAAGGTATTGAAACCGCAGAACAAAGCCAGTTGTTAAGTGAAATGGGCTGTAACTTTGGCCAAGGGTTCTTCCTTTCAAAACCGATGCGCGCTAGCGCGATCATTCAATTACTCAATGAGCAATCCGTTGTTGAGCTGATTTAA
- a CDS encoding methanobactin export MATE transporter MbnM codes for MVSCGDTTTSNEPYDWKFPQGFPKPFVPADNPMSVEKVELGRHLFYDTRLSANQVQSCASCHLQSKAFSEPLVTSIGSTGQVHRRNAQALVNVAFNHSLTWANDEIFTLERQILLPLFGEEPVEMGVTGHEFEILKRLDSPLYQSLFEDAFGDDEINFDRIVKALASFTRSLISLNSPFDQYAYQMKDNALTPSQLRGMNMFFSEKLECHHCHGGFNFTQSTTHEKQQLDLRAFHNTGLYNTAGKYNYPELDTGLFEASAKMQDVGRFRTPTLRNVALTAPYMHDGSIATLEQVIEFYAAGGRNITDGKYVGDGRLNPHKSQFVKGFDLDEQQKQDLLAFLHALSDQDFIVNPAFSNPFEQRN; via the coding sequence ATGGTGTCGTGCGGTGATACTACTACCTCAAATGAACCTTATGACTGGAAGTTTCCTCAAGGCTTTCCCAAGCCATTCGTGCCAGCAGATAATCCCATGTCGGTGGAAAAAGTCGAACTTGGACGTCATTTGTTTTATGACACCCGATTGTCTGCGAATCAGGTGCAATCTTGTGCTAGCTGTCATCTACAATCAAAAGCATTCTCAGAGCCACTGGTAACTTCAATTGGCTCAACAGGGCAGGTGCATCGCCGTAACGCTCAAGCATTGGTTAATGTGGCTTTTAATCATTCCCTCACTTGGGCGAATGATGAAATCTTCACTCTTGAACGACAAATACTATTGCCGTTATTTGGCGAGGAACCTGTGGAAATGGGGGTAACAGGGCATGAATTTGAGATTTTAAAACGATTAGATTCCCCCTTGTATCAATCGCTATTTGAAGATGCCTTCGGTGATGATGAGATTAATTTTGATCGCATCGTTAAGGCTTTGGCTAGTTTTACCCGAAGTTTAATTTCTTTAAACAGTCCATTTGACCAATACGCCTATCAAATGAAAGACAACGCTTTGACGCCTTCTCAGTTGCGAGGAATGAATATGTTTTTTTCCGAAAAGCTCGAATGTCATCATTGTCATGGCGGATTTAATTTTACGCAATCGACAACCCATGAAAAACAGCAGCTGGACTTGCGTGCCTTTCACAATACTGGTCTGTATAACACCGCAGGAAAATATAACTATCCTGAGCTAGATACTGGACTTTTTGAAGCTAGCGCTAAGATGCAAGATGTCGGCAGGTTTCGCACGCCTACGCTTCGCAACGTCGCATTAACTGCCCCATATATGCACGATGGGAGTATTGCGACATTAGAGCAGGTTATAGAGTTTTATGCAGCTGGGGGCCGAAATATAACTGATGGTAAATACGTTGGTGATGGCCGTCTTAATCCACATAAGAGCCAGTTTGTTAAAGGGTTTGATTTAGATGAACAGCAAAAACAGGATTTATTAGCGTTTTTACATGCCCTTAGCGATCAAGATTTTATAGTCAACCCGGCGTTCAGCAATCCATTTGAGCAGCGTAATTAA